From Rutidosis leptorrhynchoides isolate AG116_Rl617_1_P2 chromosome 3, CSIRO_AGI_Rlap_v1, whole genome shotgun sequence, a single genomic window includes:
- the LOC139900301 gene encoding myosin-binding protein 2-like, translating to MAATHKTTLTILAYAALEWILILMLLFNSIFSYLIRKFATYYSLKPPCFWCSTIDHLFEPNNNVNPNPNLICEAHAAEIFNLYYGPDRPMQTPEPWCSCSAINLQANSVDKLFGNASKFKSDSKENKLVQVMNHPVENKSGHIQVFDHIIPLEWTDSSSSCSRCSSLNGDENMVVADDQVVKQEDMKDKVVTIDSLQAELKAERLAVYGLYIELDEERNASAIAANQALAMITKLQEEKIALQIEYVQNKRMMEEQAEYDHEVLQLLNEIVMKLEHDKIELENELDVYKEKLYAYEGKNKAKMTLCDDSCSIVTKNSPLVDDTNVLDLKDLTALEESMVDFEVEGLWILNELKDLDETLTTLTDDLDEHIVGKGNLEGEDRGYNENRASRFFAVIDEQVEASHAAWSRCSP from the exons ATGGCTGCCACCCACAAAACAACACTCACCATTTTAGCCTATGCAGCACTTGAATGGATCCTAATTCTAATGCTTCTTTTCAACTCTATCTTTTCATATCTAATCCGAAAATTTGCCACTTACTACTCTCTTAAACCCCCTTGCTTTTGGTGTTCCACTATTGATCATTTATTCGAACCAAACAATAACGTAAACCCAAATCCAAATCTTATTTGTGAAGCTCATGCAGCTGAAATTTTCAATCTTTATTACGGCCCAGATCGTCCAATGCAGACTCCAGAACCTTGGTGTTCTTGTAGTGCCATAAACTTACAGGCTAATTCTGTTGATAAATTATTTGGTAATGCATCAAAGTTCAAGTCGGATAGTAAAGAAAATAAATTAGTACAAGTCATGAATCATCCTGTTGAAAATAAGAGTGGACACATTCAAGTTTTTGATCACATAATCCCTCTTGAGTGGACAGATTCATCATCCAGTTGTAGCAGATGTTCAAGTTTAAATGGAGATGAAAACATGGTAGTTGCAGATGATCAAGTAGTAAAACAAG AGGACATGAAAGATAAAGTTGTCACCATTGATAGTTTACAAGCAGAATTAAAGGCCGAAAGACTGGCTGTATATGGTTTATATATAGAGCTAGATGAGGAACGCAATGCTTCTGCAATAGCTGCAAATCAAGCTTTGGCTATGATAACAAAACTTCAAGAAGAAAAGATTGCACTTCAGATTGAATACGTGCAGAATAAGAGAATGATGGAAGAACAAGCGGAGTATGATCACGAGGTTTTGCAGCTACTAAATGAGATCGTTATGAAGCTAGAGCACGACAAGATTGAGCTTGAAAATGAACTTGATGTGTATAAAGAGAAGTTATATGCATACGAGGGGAAAAACAAAGCGAAAATGACTCTTTGTGATGATTCATGTAGTATTGTGACAAAGAACTCGCCTTTAGTTGACGACacaaacgttttggatttaaaggATTTAACGGCTCTCGAGGAATCTATGGTAGACTTTGAGGTTGAGGGACTTTGGATTCTAAACGAGCTTAAGGATCTAGATGAGACACTAACGACGTTGACAGATGATCTAGACGAGCATATTGTTGGAAAAGGAAATTTGGAAGGAGAAGATCGTGGTTATAACGAAAACAGAGCGAGTCGATTTTTTGCTGTTATTGATGAACAGGTGGAGGCATCTCATGCTGCTTGGAGCCGATGCTCGCCTTAG
- the LOC139896650 gene encoding protein RSI-1-like, with amino-acid sequence MAERRPYTALLLVMSLILLIAFADVAQAKNKLKPQECKPRCTYRCSATSHKKPCMFYCLKCCAKCLCVPGGVYGNKQKCSCYNNWKTQDGKPKCP; translated from the exons atggcAGAACGACGTCCGTACACAGCTCTGCTTTTGGTTATGTCGTTGATTCTTTTAATCGCATTCGCCGATGTAGCTCAG GCGAAGAACAAGCTTAAACCTCAAG AGTGCAAACCACGATGTACGTACAGGTGCTCGGCGACATCGCACAAGAAGCCGTGCATGTTTTACTGCTTAAAGTGTTGCGCCAAATGCTTGTGCGTACCAGGGGGTGTTTATGGCAACAAACAAAAGTGTTCTTGCTACAATAACTGGAAGACTCAAGATGGAAAGCCAAAGTGTCCTTAG